The Streptomyces sp. SS1-1 genome has a segment encoding these proteins:
- a CDS encoding metallophosphoesterase family protein: MRLLLMSDTHLPKRAKVLPDPLLAELPRADVVFHAGDWVDTATLDLLESRSARLVAVYGNNDGPELRARLPEVARAELGGLRFGVVHETGSAQGREARCAARFPDLDVLVFGHSHIPWDTTAATGLRLLNPGSPTDRRRQPYCTYMTATVDAGALTDVELHRLPRR; this comes from the coding sequence GTGCGTCTGCTCCTGATGTCCGACACCCATCTGCCCAAGCGCGCCAAGGTGCTGCCCGACCCGCTGCTCGCCGAACTCCCGCGCGCCGACGTGGTGTTCCACGCCGGGGACTGGGTCGACACCGCCACCCTGGACCTGCTGGAGAGCCGCAGCGCACGGCTCGTCGCCGTGTACGGCAACAACGACGGACCCGAGCTGCGCGCCCGGCTCCCCGAGGTGGCGCGGGCCGAACTCGGCGGACTGCGCTTCGGTGTCGTGCACGAGACGGGCTCCGCCCAGGGACGCGAGGCCCGGTGCGCGGCCCGCTTCCCCGACCTCGACGTCCTCGTCTTCGGGCACAGCCACATCCCCTGGGACACGACGGCCGCCACGGGTCTGCGCCTGCTCAACCCCGGTTCCCCCACGGACCGGCGCCGCCAGCCGTACTGCACGTACATGACGGCGACCGTCGACGCGGGCGCGCTCACGGACGTGGAACTGCACCGGCTGCCGCGGCGCTGA
- a CDS encoding XdhC family protein: protein MRDILPVVAGWYAAGRPFGLATVVATSRSAPRDPGAAMAVGPGDEVVGSVSGGCVEGAVFELAQEVVASGEARLETFGYSDADAFAVGLTCGGEITLLVRPVTAGSDPVFGEAAESVAAGRPVTVATVADGPAPRGAALAVWPDRVAGTLGTPGLDAAVTADARGELALGATGMRHYGPHGERREDAVAVFLHSFAPPPRMLVFGATDYAAAVARIGVFLGYRVTVCDARPVFATPQRFPPEAEVVVDWPHRYLARTDTDTRTVLCVLTHDPKFDVPLLEVALRRPAAYIGAMGSRRTHDDRMRRLAEAGLGEAESGRLRSPVGLDLGARTPEEVAVSVAAEIVALRWGGTGVPLTATDGAVHPRRDGSDAG, encoded by the coding sequence ATGCGGGACATCCTCCCGGTGGTCGCGGGCTGGTACGCGGCGGGGCGGCCGTTCGGGCTGGCCACGGTGGTCGCCACCAGCCGCAGCGCCCCGCGCGACCCTGGTGCGGCGATGGCCGTGGGCCCCGGCGACGAGGTCGTGGGCAGTGTGTCCGGCGGCTGTGTCGAGGGGGCCGTCTTCGAACTCGCCCAGGAGGTCGTGGCGAGCGGCGAGGCCCGCCTGGAAACCTTCGGGTACAGCGACGCGGACGCGTTCGCGGTCGGGCTGACCTGCGGCGGCGAGATCACGCTGCTGGTGCGGCCGGTGACGGCCGGGAGCGATCCGGTGTTCGGCGAGGCGGCGGAGTCGGTGGCGGCGGGCCGTCCGGTCACCGTCGCGACGGTGGCCGACGGACCCGCCCCGCGTGGCGCGGCGCTCGCCGTGTGGCCGGACCGGGTGGCGGGCACGCTGGGGACGCCCGGTCTGGACGCGGCGGTCACCGCCGACGCGCGCGGCGAACTCGCCCTCGGGGCGACGGGGATGCGGCACTACGGCCCGCACGGCGAGCGGCGCGAGGACGCGGTCGCCGTGTTCCTGCACTCGTTCGCGCCGCCGCCGCGCATGCTGGTCTTCGGCGCGACCGACTACGCGGCCGCGGTGGCGCGGATCGGCGTCTTCCTCGGTTACCGGGTCACGGTGTGCGACGCGCGTCCGGTCTTCGCCACGCCGCAACGGTTCCCGCCGGAGGCGGAGGTCGTCGTCGACTGGCCGCACCGCTACCTCGCCCGTACGGACACCGACACGCGCACGGTGCTCTGCGTCCTCACCCACGACCCGAAGTTCGACGTGCCCCTGCTCGAGGTGGCGCTGCGCCGCCCGGCCGCGTACATCGGGGCGATGGGCAGCCGCCGCACGCACGACGACCGGATGCGGCGGCTGGCCGAAGCCGGGCTCGGCGAGGCCGAGTCGGGGCGGCTGCGCTCCCCGGTCGGCCTCGACCTGGGCGCCCGGACGCCCGAGGAGGTCGCCGTCTCCGTGGCCGCCGAGATCGTCGCGCTGCGCTGGGGAGGCACCGGGGTGCCGCTGACCGCGACGGACGGGGCGGTGCATCCGCGCCGGGACGGCTCCGACGCCGGGTGA
- a CDS encoding elongation factor G, translating to MHVLNLGILAHVDAGKTSLTERLLHSAGVTDELGSVDAGNTRTDTLALERRRGITIKSAVVSFALGDTTVNLIDTPGHPDFIAEVERVLGVLDGAVLVVSAVEGVQPQTRVLMRTLRRVRIPTLLFVNKIDRRGADRDGVLRAVRERLTPAVVPMGTTHGLGTRAARFDPAGPGPDALDALDVLADLDDALLTAYVEGRVTPDDVRAALVDGTRRSLAHPVYFGSAHTGAGVDALITGIRDVLPPADGDPGGRLSGSVFKVERGPAGEKIAYARLFSGTLRVRDRIPFGPARGDGTRAEGRVTAVSVFDGGTDTRADEVRAGRIARLWGLNDVRIGDSLGAPRTAHGHLFAPPTLETIVDPADGTDRRALHRVLTRLAEQDPLIGLRHDEVRQETHVSLYGEVQKEVIEATLAEESGLKVAFRETTPLCVERPLGRGAAVEFNRRDGNPFLATVGLRVDPAPPGSGVDFRLEVELGSMPYAFFKAVEDTVRATLGQGLYGWRVPDCVVTMTHSGYSSRQSHAHQGFDKSMSSTGYDFRGLTPLVLMEALRRAGTRVHEPVHRFRLETPADTLATLLPALSGQRAVPHTTRAHGPVCVLEGTVPAAQVHALEQRLPGLTRGEGELETAFDHYAPAPPGTVPRRPRTDLDPLHRREYLLNLTRRTGT from the coding sequence GTGCACGTACTGAACCTCGGGATCCTCGCCCATGTCGACGCCGGTAAGACCAGCCTGACCGAGCGCCTGCTGCACTCGGCCGGCGTGACCGACGAACTCGGCAGCGTCGACGCCGGGAACACCCGGACCGACACCCTCGCGCTGGAGCGCCGACGCGGCATCACCATCAAGTCGGCCGTCGTCTCCTTCGCCCTCGGCGACACGACCGTCAACCTCATCGACACCCCCGGCCACCCGGACTTCATCGCCGAGGTGGAGCGGGTCCTCGGCGTGCTCGACGGCGCCGTCCTCGTCGTCTCCGCCGTCGAGGGCGTCCAGCCGCAGACCCGTGTGCTGATGCGGACGCTGCGCCGGGTGCGCATCCCCACCCTTCTGTTCGTCAACAAGATCGACCGGCGGGGCGCCGACCGCGACGGCGTGCTGCGGGCCGTCCGCGAGCGGCTGACCCCGGCCGTCGTCCCGATGGGCACGACCCACGGCCTCGGCACCCGCGCCGCCCGTTTCGACCCCGCGGGACCCGGCCCGGACGCCCTGGACGCCCTGGACGTCCTCGCCGACCTCGACGACGCGCTGCTCACCGCGTACGTCGAGGGCCGCGTGACACCGGACGACGTCCGCGCCGCCCTCGTGGACGGCACCCGGCGGTCCCTCGCCCACCCGGTGTACTTCGGCTCCGCCCACACCGGCGCCGGCGTGGACGCCCTGATCACCGGTATCCGGGACGTCCTGCCGCCCGCGGACGGCGACCCCGGCGGACGGCTCTCGGGCAGCGTCTTCAAGGTCGAACGGGGCCCGGCGGGCGAGAAGATCGCCTACGCGCGCCTGTTCTCCGGGACCCTCCGCGTCCGCGACCGGATCCCCTTCGGCCCGGCCCGCGGCGACGGCACCCGCGCCGAGGGCCGCGTCACCGCCGTCAGCGTCTTCGACGGGGGCACCGACACCCGCGCCGACGAGGTGAGGGCGGGCCGGATCGCCCGGCTGTGGGGGCTGAACGACGTCCGCATCGGCGACTCCCTCGGTGCGCCCCGCACGGCGCACGGGCACCTGTTCGCGCCGCCCACCCTGGAGACGATCGTCGACCCGGCCGACGGCACGGACCGCCGGGCCCTGCACCGCGTGCTCACGCGCCTGGCCGAACAGGACCCGCTCATCGGCCTGCGGCACGACGAGGTCCGCCAGGAGACCCATGTGTCCCTGTACGGCGAGGTGCAGAAGGAGGTCATCGAGGCCACCCTCGCCGAGGAGTCCGGCCTGAAGGTCGCCTTCCGCGAGACGACACCGCTCTGCGTCGAACGGCCCCTGGGCCGGGGCGCGGCCGTGGAGTTCAACAGGAGGGACGGCAACCCCTTCCTCGCCACGGTCGGCCTGCGCGTGGACCCGGCGCCGCCCGGCTCCGGCGTGGACTTCCGCCTGGAGGTCGAGCTGGGCTCCATGCCGTACGCCTTCTTCAAGGCCGTCGAGGACACCGTCCGCGCGACCCTCGGGCAGGGCCTGTACGGCTGGCGGGTCCCCGACTGCGTGGTCACCATGACGCACTCCGGTTACTCGTCGCGGCAGAGCCACGCCCACCAGGGCTTCGACAAGAGCATGTCCAGCACCGGGTACGACTTCCGGGGCCTGACCCCGCTCGTGCTGATGGAGGCGCTGCGCCGCGCGGGCACCCGGGTGCACGAGCCGGTGCACCGGTTCCGTCTGGAGACCCCGGCCGACACCCTGGCCACGCTGCTGCCCGCCCTGTCCGGGCAGCGCGCGGTCCCGCACACCACGCGGGCCCACGGCCCGGTGTGCGTGCTGGAGGGCACGGTGCCGGCCGCCCAGGTGCACGCGCTGGAGCAGCGGCTGCCCGGCCTGACCCGCGGCGAGGGCGAACTGGAGACCGCCTTCGACCACTACGCGCCCGCCCCGCCCGGCACGGTGCCCCGCCGCCCGCGCACGGACCTCGACCCGCTGCACCGCAGGGAGTACCTGCTGAACCTGACCCGCCGGACCGGAACCTGA
- a CDS encoding YncE family protein: MPAIRSRHLCSVAAALALTAAAPATAATAAEPSPAALREVLFVGNNWDGTADVIKSSGDFAKIGRIDVVPDKDARMAEINANPIKWIYFMVIRNSVGEGHDQFVDDMYSTPDGRSVVVSRPSFADVVSLDLATGAVNWRFPVSGYRADHMAVSPDGKRVAVSASTSNTVHVLDIETGRELGKFATGDKPHENIFTKDGKYIYNMAIGDVNTQTDAPWLDWTKGDRRITVVDATTFKQVKVIDMRPRLDALGLRDYSDAVRPAVFSPDESKLYFQVSFFNGFFEYDLATDRITRTKTLPKNPATSDDRTTFVNDSRHHGLSMSPDGSKLCVAGTMDDYATVVDRATLTEGPLVTASKPYWATVSGDGKSCVVSESGTDQVTAIDFATGRKQVSVPVGDHPQRVRLGHVESGWTSPSAR; this comes from the coding sequence ATGCCTGCCATCAGATCCAGGCACCTGTGCTCCGTGGCCGCCGCCCTCGCCCTGACGGCCGCCGCTCCCGCGACCGCCGCCACCGCCGCCGAGCCCTCCCCCGCCGCACTGCGGGAGGTGCTGTTCGTCGGCAACAACTGGGACGGCACCGCCGACGTCATCAAGTCCTCCGGCGACTTCGCGAAGATCGGCCGGATCGACGTCGTCCCCGACAAGGACGCTCGGATGGCGGAGATCAACGCCAACCCCATCAAGTGGATCTACTTCATGGTGATCCGCAACAGCGTCGGCGAGGGACACGACCAGTTCGTGGACGACATGTACTCCACGCCGGACGGCCGGTCCGTCGTCGTCTCCCGCCCGAGCTTCGCCGACGTGGTCTCCCTCGACCTCGCCACGGGTGCCGTCAACTGGCGCTTCCCCGTGTCCGGTTACCGGGCCGACCACATGGCCGTCTCCCCCGACGGCAAGCGGGTCGCCGTCTCCGCGTCCACCTCGAACACCGTGCACGTGCTGGACATCGAGACGGGCAGGGAGCTGGGGAAGTTCGCCACCGGCGACAAGCCGCACGAGAACATCTTCACCAAGGACGGCAAGTACATCTACAACATGGCGATCGGCGACGTGAACACGCAGACCGACGCCCCCTGGCTGGACTGGACGAAGGGCGACCGGCGCATCACCGTCGTCGACGCCACCACGTTCAAGCAGGTCAAGGTCATCGACATGCGGCCCCGGCTGGACGCGCTCGGCCTGCGGGACTACTCGGACGCGGTGCGGCCCGCCGTGTTCTCACCGGACGAGTCGAAACTGTACTTCCAGGTGTCGTTCTTCAACGGCTTCTTCGAGTACGACCTCGCCACGGACCGGATCACCCGCACGAAGACCCTCCCGAAGAACCCGGCGACCAGCGACGACCGCACCACCTTCGTCAACGACTCACGCCACCACGGCCTCTCGATGAGCCCCGACGGCTCGAAGCTGTGCGTGGCGGGCACGATGGACGACTACGCCACCGTCGTCGACCGGGCCACGCTCACCGAGGGCCCCCTCGTCACCGCGTCCAAGCCGTACTGGGCCACGGTCAGCGGCGACGGGAAGTCCTGCGTGGTCTCCGAGAGCGGCACCGACCAGGTCACCGCCATCGACTTCGCCACCGGCAGGAAGCAGGTCTCCGTGCCCGTCGGCGACCACCCCCAGCGGGTCCGGCTGGGCCATGTGGAGTCCGGCTGGACGAGTCCGTCGGCCCGCTGA
- a CDS encoding TetR/AcrR family transcriptional regulator, with the protein MAGRLKAPTGRYGGRSAAERQAERRRRFLDAALQLFGDSPGYRGTTVAALSMAAGLSTRQFYEEFRTLEDVLAALHLQVNGWAEEAVLTAAAEAGPMPLAERATAIFRAYAANVTADPRRIRITFVEIIGVSPRLEEQRLARRARWVDLVCAEVASAVARGEAAPRDYRLAVTAFIGSVNGLLHDWSAGWVEATLDEVVDELVRLLLGILQPAGPRPAGP; encoded by the coding sequence GTGGCGGGCAGGCTCAAGGCGCCCACCGGCCGCTACGGCGGCAGGTCGGCCGCGGAACGACAGGCCGAGCGCCGACGGCGCTTCCTGGACGCGGCGCTCCAGCTGTTCGGCGACAGCCCCGGCTACCGGGGCACGACCGTCGCCGCGCTCAGCATGGCGGCCGGACTGTCGACCCGTCAGTTCTACGAGGAGTTCCGCACGTTGGAGGACGTGCTGGCCGCGCTGCACCTCCAGGTCAACGGCTGGGCGGAGGAGGCGGTGCTCACCGCGGCCGCCGAGGCGGGACCGATGCCGCTCGCCGAGCGCGCCACCGCGATCTTCCGCGCCTACGCGGCCAACGTGACCGCGGACCCCCGCCGTATCCGCATCACCTTCGTGGAGATCATCGGTGTCAGCCCCCGGCTGGAGGAGCAGCGCCTGGCGCGCCGCGCCCGCTGGGTGGACCTGGTGTGCGCCGAGGTGGCGTCCGCCGTCGCCCGTGGCGAGGCCGCGCCCCGCGACTACCGCCTCGCGGTCACGGCGTTCATCGGCAGCGTCAACGGGCTGCTGCACGACTGGAGCGCGGGCTGGGTGGAGGCGACCCTCGACGAGGTCGTCGACGAACTGGTCCGCCTCCTGCTCGGCATCCTCCAGCCGGCCGGCCCCCGCCCCGCCGGACCCTGA